A genomic segment from Elusimicrobiota bacterium encodes:
- a CDS encoding potassium channel protein, which yields MYKKLIQTVLILFLILSFGTLGYVIIEKWQFFDALYMTVITLATVGYGETHPLSFTGRIFTIFLILSGMSILLYTVSSITSFIVEGELSQFFRRKKMLNAISQLKNHFIVCGAGKVGSHIISELAKTKREFVIIEKDKNVITSFENYLCINNDATDENILKQAGIENADGLFAALSTDEENIFLIITAKQIKPTLKIIAKAVQDTAAKKLITAGANSVIQPNLIGGLRMVSEMVRPTVVSFLDMMLKEGKGDLRVEEIEIKKPVLKTVSDIFLQIQKRNALLLAVYSKDGYKFNPPQNTAIQSTDKLIIMGTPEQITALRENL from the coding sequence ATGTATAAAAAACTTATCCAGACAGTTCTGATTCTTTTTCTCATTTTATCATTTGGCACACTTGGCTATGTAATTATAGAAAAATGGCAGTTTTTTGATGCGCTCTATATGACGGTAATTACACTCGCTACCGTCGGCTACGGTGAAACCCATCCGCTTTCTTTTACAGGTCGGATTTTTACAATTTTTTTGATACTATCCGGTATGAGCATCCTGCTTTATACAGTGTCGTCTATTACATCATTTATAGTTGAAGGTGAATTAAGCCAATTTTTCAGGAGGAAAAAAATGCTGAACGCAATCTCGCAATTAAAAAATCATTTCATTGTCTGTGGTGCTGGAAAAGTAGGTAGCCATATAATTTCAGAACTCGCTAAAACAAAACGAGAGTTTGTAATTATTGAAAAAGATAAAAATGTGATTACCAGTTTTGAGAATTATCTTTGTATCAATAATGATGCGACTGACGAAAACATACTTAAACAAGCAGGGATTGAAAATGCGGACGGCTTGTTTGCAGCGCTTTCTACCGACGAAGAAAACATTTTTTTGATTATCACCGCTAAACAGATAAAACCAACCCTGAAAATTATCGCTAAAGCGGTTCAGGATACTGCTGCTAAAAAACTGATAACTGCTGGTGCCAACTCAGTGATTCAGCCTAACCTTATCGGCGGGCTCAGAATGGTTTCTGAAATGGTAAGACCTACAGTAGTTTCATTTCTGGATATGATGCTGAAAGAAGGCAAAGGCGACCTGCGAGTTGAAGAGATAGAAATCAAAAAACCGGTATTAAAAACGGTTTCTGATATTTTTTTGCAAATACAGAAAAGAAACGCATTACTGCTCGCGGTTTATTCCAAAGATGGTTACAAGTTCAACCCGCCTCAAAATACCGCGATTCAATCAACAGATAAACTTATAATTATGGGCACACCTGAACAGATAACCGCTTTACGGGAAAATTTGTGA